Proteins found in one Aneurinibacillus uraniidurans genomic segment:
- a CDS encoding MFS transporter, which yields MQPQSLWTKNFIVICASNFFIFMTFYTLLATLPVFVIDILHGNNQQIGPVMTSFIIAAVLLRPVAGRLLDRMGRKKILVASIILFMVSTFTYAGIQSFLLLLTLRFIHGVSFGVVTTTTGTIANSLVPSTRKGEGIGYFATTMNIAMVIGPFLGLTVIYTYNFNVLFAILSVFSLLAFLCASIIRVPVANQSTQNNNQSFHWKNFIEPHAIPISLTGMLLAFAYSGILTFIPVYAKDLGLVQTASYFYVVYAAMIILSRPLTGRLFDRLGGHVIVYPSILLYIIGLVTLSQAHTSLSFLAAGAVIGLGYGTLFPVFQTIAIQSSPAHHSGIATGTYLLLYDGGIALGSIILGAVASASTYRDMYLVSAVVIAFSALLYYGLCHKKNAHASKEHLKGI from the coding sequence ATGCAACCACAATCTTTATGGACAAAAAACTTTATTGTAATTTGCGCAAGTAATTTTTTTATTTTCATGACCTTCTATACCCTTTTAGCAACTCTGCCCGTTTTCGTGATCGATATTTTACACGGTAACAATCAACAAATTGGCCCGGTTATGACTTCGTTTATTATCGCTGCCGTACTTTTACGACCTGTAGCCGGAAGATTGCTTGATCGAATGGGCAGAAAAAAGATCCTGGTAGCTTCCATCATACTATTTATGGTTTCTACATTTACGTATGCAGGTATTCAAAGCTTTTTACTTCTCCTCACCTTACGTTTTATTCATGGTGTAAGCTTCGGAGTCGTTACCACTACCACGGGTACAATCGCCAATAGCCTGGTACCGTCTACACGAAAAGGCGAAGGAATTGGTTATTTTGCTACAACTATGAACATTGCGATGGTTATCGGCCCATTTTTAGGGCTGACCGTTATTTATACGTACAATTTTAATGTTCTGTTTGCGATTCTGTCTGTATTTTCCCTGCTGGCCTTTTTATGTGCTAGCATTATACGTGTTCCCGTTGCAAATCAATCAACACAAAACAATAACCAGTCTTTTCACTGGAAAAACTTTATTGAACCACATGCCATTCCAATCTCGTTGACAGGCATGCTGCTTGCGTTTGCTTACAGCGGTATTCTTACATTCATACCCGTATACGCCAAAGATTTAGGGCTTGTTCAGACGGCCAGTTACTTTTATGTGGTATACGCCGCAATGATTATTCTGTCCCGCCCACTTACCGGCAGACTATTTGACCGTTTGGGCGGACATGTGATTGTATATCCAAGTATCCTTCTTTATATCATCGGACTTGTAACACTTAGCCAGGCACATACGTCGCTCTCGTTTCTTGCAGCCGGTGCGGTAATCGGATTAGGCTATGGAACATTATTCCCTGTTTTCCAGACGATCGCCATTCAATCGTCACCCGCTCACCACAGTGGTATCGCAACGGGCACCTATCTGTTACTGTATGACGGAGGCATTGCGCTTGGATCGATTATTCTCGGAGCAGTAGCTTCTGCTTCTACTTACCGGGATATGTATCTCGTATCTGCTGTTGTGATTGCTTTTTCTGCTTTACTGTATTATGGGCTGTGTCACAAAAAGAACGCTCATGCTTCTAAGGAACACCTGAAAGGAATATAG